In one window of Ruminococcus albus AD2013 DNA:
- a CDS encoding phosphonoacetaldehyde reductase, with amino-acid sequence MQNILTASENYTELDEYFKSTGTKKILLVCDNSIGFLKLNDYFNTLEERLSIKVIRFSDFEPNPKYESVVNGVELFHNENCELIAVVGGGSAIDVAKCIKLYSNMDSSKNYLKQEIVPNDITLFAVPTTAGTGSEATRYAVIYYNGEKQSVTSESCIPSTVLFDPSVLKTLPMYQKKATMMDAFCHAIESFWSVNSTDESKQYSKEAIQLILANIDSYLANDETANANMLKAANIAGKAINITQTTAGHAMCYKLTSLFGIAHGHAAALCDKVLFPYMIANADKCIDKRGVQYLKDTFAEIAEATDSDSVVLAAEKFAGIVDRLEFAPPQIKSEIDIEVLKTSVNLVRLKNNPVSLSLNVIEKLYRNILEVK; translated from the coding sequence ATGCAGAATATACTAACAGCAAGTGAGAATTACACTGAGCTTGACGAATATTTCAAGAGCACTGGTACAAAAAAGATACTGCTTGTCTGCGATAACTCTATCGGTTTTCTGAAGCTTAATGATTATTTCAATACGCTTGAAGAAAGACTTAGCATTAAGGTTATTCGTTTCAGCGATTTTGAACCTAATCCGAAATACGAGAGCGTTGTAAATGGCGTTGAGCTTTTTCATAATGAAAACTGTGAACTTATCGCTGTTGTTGGCGGCGGTTCGGCGATCGACGTTGCCAAGTGCATAAAGCTCTATTCCAATATGGACAGCAGCAAGAACTATCTGAAACAGGAGATAGTTCCTAATGATATTACTTTGTTTGCCGTACCGACTACGGCAGGCACCGGCAGCGAAGCTACACGTTATGCTGTAATTTACTACAATGGCGAAAAGCAAAGTGTAACAAGTGAAAGCTGTATACCGAGTACAGTTCTGTTCGATCCAAGCGTGCTGAAAACTCTGCCTATGTATCAGAAGAAAGCAACAATGATGGATGCTTTCTGTCATGCGATAGAGAGCTTTTGGTCGGTAAACAGCACCGATGAGAGCAAGCAGTACTCAAAGGAAGCAATTCAGCTTATTCTTGCGAATATAGATAGCTATCTTGCTAATGATGAAACGGCTAATGCCAATATGCTCAAAGCTGCAAACATCGCTGGTAAGGCGATCAACATTACACAGACCACCGCAGGACACGCCATGTGCTATAAGCTGACTAGTCTTTTCGGTATTGCTCATGGTCATGCTGCTGCTCTGTGTGACAAGGTGCTGTTCCCGTACATGATTGCTAATGCTGACAAGTGCATTGATAAGCGTGGTGTTCAGTATCTGAAAGACACTTTTGCAGAGATTGCTGAGGCAACGGACTCTGACTCAGTTGTGTTAGCCGCTGAAAAGTTCGCAGGTATTGTGGACAGGCTGGAATTTGCTCCACCGCAGATAAAATCGGAAATCGATATCGAAGTGCTGAAAACATCGGTTAACCTTGTACGGTTGAAGAACAATCCGGTTTCTTTATCATTAAATGTCATCGAGAAATTATATCGTAATATTTTGGAAGTGAAGTGA
- a CDS encoding CDP-glycerol glycerophosphotransferase family protein — protein MIQDIKRRINKIIFRFFPIYPYTVLFRSFQGMYNDNPRYISESLHEKDDTIRIIWVLNSDEHVVPEYVKVVHFDSPDYIKYLSRSQVVVDNYFGINGKIASAIDLSWMMRRKNRLNISTWHGTPIKKIFRDEPGKTKKDSIGRVSDFILAGCKYTAQILNQAFCDDYPVLLIGTPRNDVLINQSLNIDKIKQKLRLPIDKKIVLFAPTFRNSVEESGINQMKSINFDILFETLHIQFGDEWCFVFRVHNEVLDAIDVKKWTDKFGDRFVNGNIGEDMAEYLACIDILITDYSGSMYDFALTGKPCFLFAPDRNHYENVERGFYYDYDELPFPKAYSSNELIDCLEHFNYDEYKQRINAFLKQIGNVESGKASDKVSDMIIDFMYHGRKDWKKYL, from the coding sequence ATGATTCAAGATATAAAAAGACGAATTAATAAAATAATATTTCGCTTTTTTCCTATATATCCATATACAGTTTTATTTCGCAGTTTTCAAGGTATGTATAATGATAATCCCAGATATATTTCGGAGTCATTACATGAAAAAGATGACACAATTCGTATAATTTGGGTATTGAATTCAGATGAACATGTGGTTCCAGAGTATGTGAAAGTGGTGCATTTTGATTCACCTGATTACATTAAATATCTTTCACGATCACAAGTAGTAGTAGATAATTACTTTGGAATTAACGGAAAAATCGCTTCGGCAATTGATTTGTCATGGATGATGAGAAGAAAGAACAGATTGAACATTTCTACTTGGCATGGAACACCTATCAAAAAAATTTTTAGGGATGAACCAGGGAAAACAAAAAAAGACAGCATTGGTAGAGTATCTGATTTCATTTTGGCGGGATGCAAATACACTGCTCAAATCTTAAATCAAGCATTTTGTGATGATTATCCTGTTCTTTTAATTGGAACTCCGCGAAATGATGTATTGATTAATCAATCATTAAACATTGATAAAATCAAACAAAAACTAAGATTACCCATAGATAAAAAAATTGTACTGTTTGCGCCAACTTTTAGAAATTCAGTTGAAGAAAGCGGCATTAACCAGATGAAAAGCATCAATTTTGATATATTATTTGAAACGTTACATATTCAATTTGGAGATGAATGGTGCTTTGTTTTTCGTGTGCATAATGAAGTATTAGATGCGATTGACGTAAAAAAATGGACTGATAAATTTGGAGATAGATTCGTTAATGGTAATATAGGAGAAGATATGGCAGAGTATCTTGCGTGTATAGATATTCTAATTACAGATTACTCTGGCTCAATGTATGATTTTGCATTAACTGGTAAACCTTGCTTTTTGTTTGCTCCTGATCGTAATCACTACGAAAACGTTGAACGTGGTTTTTATTATGATTATGATGAATTACCATTTCCAAAAGCTTATTCATCTAACGAACTGATTGATTGTCTTGAACATTTTAATTATGATGAATATAAACAACGAATAAATGCTTTTTTAAAACAAATCGGAAATGTTGAGTCAGGAAAAGCATCAGATAAGGTTTCTGACATGATAATTGATTTTATGTATCATGGTAGAAAGGATTGGAAAAAGTATCTATGA